The following proteins come from a genomic window of Pelmatolapia mariae isolate MD_Pm_ZW linkage group LG17, Pm_UMD_F_2, whole genome shotgun sequence:
- the pycr3 gene encoding pyrroline-5-carboxylate reductase 3 isoform X2, translating to MDDSGIKKQNWDVKETELFLEILKELDMKKCLDGRKVRNNKLFKVAHRRMTAAGYHRSVDQLKFRWKLLKSAYYKCKREPDSPAPTKIQGWWRYEKTMVAIMESRHPLVGPGVNSDRNDEVTEESDGEASVLHWPQPCPDNTTQNLDLIIKMDPEMDSQLKIGFIGAGNMAFGIAKGILSGNVLPANVKVSAPSSRNLGRFQELGIAVTHSNIEVVCGSDVVFVAVKPHLVPLVLKEITQHVTDRHMIVSVAAGVTLATLEELLPENSVAIRLMPNLPCLVQEGALLFARGSHAKQEDGALLRSLLHRCGLVEEGPEAWIDIHTGLSGSGVAFVYLFAEALAEGAVKMGMPSALAHSIASQTVLGAGRLLRDSGKHPAQLRSEVCTPGGTTIYGLHTLEQGSVRASTMSAVESATERARELGRKSTAGSRK from the exons ATGGACGATTCTGGCATCAAGAAGCAGAACTGGGACGTGAAGGAAACTGAGTTGTTTCTGGAAATTCTCAAGGAGCTGGACATGAAGAAGTGCTTAGACGGAAGGAAAGTGAGGAATAACAAACTGTTCAAAGTGGCACACAGGAGAATGACAGCGGCTGGTTATCACAGATCCGTGGACCAATTAAAGTTTCGCTGGAAACTTCTCAAAAGCGCATACTACAAGTGCAAGCGAGAGCCCGACTCCCCGGCCCCAACTAAAATACAGGGCTGGTGGCGCTATGAAAAGACGATGGTCGCTATTATGGAGTCCAGACACCCTCTGGTGGGACCCGGGGTTAACTCTGACAGAAACGACGAGGTGACAGAAGAGTCAGATGGCGAAGCATCAGTACTACACTGGCCGCAGCCCTGCCCGGACAATACCACCCAGAACCTGGATTTAATT ATCAAAATGGACCCAGAGATGGACTCTCAGCTTAAGATTGGCTTTATCGGTGCAGGGAACATGGCGTTTGGCATCGCCAAAGGCATCTTATCTG GAAATGTCCTTCCTGCAAACGTCAAAGTTAGTGCACCATCCTCAAGGAATCTGGGACGCTTTCAG GAGCTGGGCATTGCTGTAACTCACTCCAACATAGAGGTGGTTTGTGGGTCCGATGTGGTCTTTGTCGCAGTCAAACCTCACCTGGTTCCGCTAGTTCTCAAGGAGATCACACAACACGTCACTGACAGACACATGATTGTATCTGTTGCAGCAGGAGTAACACTAGCAACGTTAGAGGAG CTCCTTCCTGAGAACTCTGTTGCCATCCGGCTGATGCCAAATCTACCATGTTTAGTTCAGGAAGGTGCTCTCCTGTTTGCTCGAGGATCACACGCAAAACAGGAGGACGGCGCACTACTTCGCTCCTTGTTGCATCGCTGTGGTTTGGTGGAGGAGGGACCTGAAGCCTGGATTGACATCCATACTGGGCTGAGTGGCAGCGGAGTAGCCTTT GTGTATCTTTTTGCTGAAGCTCTGGCAGAGGGAGCTGTTAAAATGGGCATGCCAAGCGCTCTAGCCCACAGCATTGCCTCTCAGACTGTTCtg GGTGCTGGGAGGTTGTTACGTGATTCCGGGAAGCATCCAGCTCAACTTCGCTCGGAAGTCTGCACGCCAGGTGGAACAACCATATATGGGCTTCACACGCTGGAACAAGGCAGTGTGAGGGCGTCAACCATGAGTGCTGTGGAGTCCGCCACCGAGAGAGCCAGGGAACTCGGCCGAAAGTCAACAGCAGGGAGCAGAAAGTGA
- the pycr3 gene encoding pyrroline-5-carboxylate reductase 3 isoform X1 — protein sequence MDDSGIKKQNWDVKETELFLEILKELDMKKCLDGRKVRNNKLFKVAHRRMTAAGYHRSVDQLKFRWKLLKSAYYKCKREPDSPAPTKIQGWWRYEKTMVAIMESRHPLVGPGVNSDRNDEVTEESDGEASVLHWPQPCPDNTTQNLDLIIKMDPEMDSQLKIGFIGAGNMAFGIAKGILSGNVLPANVKVSAPSSRNLGRFQELGIAVTHSNIEVVCGSDVVFVAVKPHLVPLVLKEITQHVTDRHMIVSVAAGVTLATLEELLPENSVAIRLMPNLPCLVQEGALLFARGSHAKQEDGALLRSLLHRCGLVEEGPEAWIDIHTGLSGSGVAFCDSSPQVYLFAEALAEGAVKMGMPSALAHSIASQTVLGAGRLLRDSGKHPAQLRSEVCTPGGTTIYGLHTLEQGSVRASTMSAVESATERARELGRKSTAGSRK from the exons ATGGACGATTCTGGCATCAAGAAGCAGAACTGGGACGTGAAGGAAACTGAGTTGTTTCTGGAAATTCTCAAGGAGCTGGACATGAAGAAGTGCTTAGACGGAAGGAAAGTGAGGAATAACAAACTGTTCAAAGTGGCACACAGGAGAATGACAGCGGCTGGTTATCACAGATCCGTGGACCAATTAAAGTTTCGCTGGAAACTTCTCAAAAGCGCATACTACAAGTGCAAGCGAGAGCCCGACTCCCCGGCCCCAACTAAAATACAGGGCTGGTGGCGCTATGAAAAGACGATGGTCGCTATTATGGAGTCCAGACACCCTCTGGTGGGACCCGGGGTTAACTCTGACAGAAACGACGAGGTGACAGAAGAGTCAGATGGCGAAGCATCAGTACTACACTGGCCGCAGCCCTGCCCGGACAATACCACCCAGAACCTGGATTTAATT ATCAAAATGGACCCAGAGATGGACTCTCAGCTTAAGATTGGCTTTATCGGTGCAGGGAACATGGCGTTTGGCATCGCCAAAGGCATCTTATCTG GAAATGTCCTTCCTGCAAACGTCAAAGTTAGTGCACCATCCTCAAGGAATCTGGGACGCTTTCAG GAGCTGGGCATTGCTGTAACTCACTCCAACATAGAGGTGGTTTGTGGGTCCGATGTGGTCTTTGTCGCAGTCAAACCTCACCTGGTTCCGCTAGTTCTCAAGGAGATCACACAACACGTCACTGACAGACACATGATTGTATCTGTTGCAGCAGGAGTAACACTAGCAACGTTAGAGGAG CTCCTTCCTGAGAACTCTGTTGCCATCCGGCTGATGCCAAATCTACCATGTTTAGTTCAGGAAGGTGCTCTCCTGTTTGCTCGAGGATCACACGCAAAACAGGAGGACGGCGCACTACTTCGCTCCTTGTTGCATCGCTGTGGTTTGGTGGAGGAGGGACCTGAAGCCTGGATTGACATCCATACTGGGCTGAGTGGCAGCGGAGTAGCCTTT TGTGATTCTTCTCCGCAGGTGTATCTTTTTGCTGAAGCTCTGGCAGAGGGAGCTGTTAAAATGGGCATGCCAAGCGCTCTAGCCCACAGCATTGCCTCTCAGACTGTTCtg GGTGCTGGGAGGTTGTTACGTGATTCCGGGAAGCATCCAGCTCAACTTCGCTCGGAAGTCTGCACGCCAGGTGGAACAACCATATATGGGCTTCACACGCTGGAACAAGGCAGTGTGAGGGCGTCAACCATGAGTGCTGTGGAGTCCGCCACCGAGAGAGCCAGGGAACTCGGCCGAAAGTCAACAGCAGGGAGCAGAAAGTGA
- the eef1db gene encoding eukaryotic translation elongation factor 1 delta b (guanine nucleotide exchange protein) isoform X1, which translates to MSKKNTQSSVDDQSEHGQPPSHCQVDQSTKTMLGCRKKAEPGQRNGETASSSPESGSINGEGKRSGKSRRRRKRLSNPESRPEEKVDKHKNEEKNKQSSQPSDQLSGLIGLQSECTNVWFERSIYERAESLYQCWLASSSNGTTQSNRSPPSSGKRLNSSSTAAPPSAGPSCNHGDQVACHHVVQTVWVNKTTFDQAERRFVEGSMQPSVPNSLDLQAPSSRSTASRTPDEGYQSLAPTPATPVIQAAITPTVRQSINGLPRIPVELLRDVWLDKPLYDRAEAAFYQNLYGNNSTKRSSCTSTSRCSDHPQSLVEEEEEEENDEAVAEETRVVPQGKAEVFHALHPIQEEEEPAELPEKEEAAAAGVRYFLHPNSERVWLDKWRYDAAESHFHGCRGNKAVKKERRPEAEASSVASAAPLRDKKMSAVDFLAKEKIWFDKPRYDEAERRFYEHMNGSPQPTKDAGANTILQDIARARENIQKSLAGSTGSSIGGSSADHGELVSRIKSLELENQSLHKVVENLRAALSKLECRVAVLEKSPAAVSPASAPAPSVPYTNGTAVQQKTSTPAKEEEEDDDDIDLFGSDEDEEADKLKEQRLKEYAEKKAKKPAIIAKSSILLDVKPWDDETDMAKLEECVRSVQADGLLWGTSKLVPVGYGIKKLQIACVVEDDKVGTDMLEEEITKFEDYVQSVDVAAFNKI; encoded by the exons ATGTCTAAGAAGAACACCCAGAGCTCTGTAGATGATCAGTCAGAGCATGGTCAGCCTCCCAGCCATTGTCAGGTGGATCAGTCCACAAAGACCATGTTGGGTTGTAGAAAGAAGGCTGAGCCAGGCCAGAGAAATGGAGAGACCGCGTCGTCGTCTCCGGAGAGCGGCAGCATAAACGGAGAAGGAAAGCGTAGTGGCAAAAGCCGTCGCCGCAGAAAACGTTTGTCTAATCCTGAGAGCCGCCCAGAAGAAAAAGTCGACAAGCACAAGAacgaggagaaaaacaaacaaagcagccaGCCGTCTGATCAGCTCTCTGGGTTGATTGGTCTGCAGTCTGAGTGCACTAATGTGTGGTTTGAACGCAGCATCTACGAGAGAGCAGAGAGCCTCTACCAGTGCTGGCTGGCAAGCTCTTCTAATGGGACCACCCAGTCGAACCGATCACCTCCATCCTCCGGGAAACGATTAAACTCTTCATCCACTGCAGCTCCACCTTCGGCTGGCCCATCATGCAACCATGGTGACCAGGTGGCCTGCCACCATGTTGTACAAACAGTGTGGGTAAACAAGACGACATTTGACCAAGCAGAACGCCGCTTTGTCGAGGGGTCGATGCAGCCATCAGTTCCAAACTCTCTGGACCTTCAAGCTCCATCCAGTCGCTCCACTGCATCCAGAACACCTGATGAAGGATATCAGTCTCTAGCCCCAACTCCTGCAACCCCTGTCATCCAAGCAGCCATCACACCAACCGTACGGCAGTCAATTAATGGACTGCCCCGCATCCCAGTGGAGCTGCTCAGAGACGTGTGGCTGGACAAACCACTTTATGACCGTGCTGAGGCAGCCTTTTACCAAAATCTGTATGGTAACAATTCCACCAAACGGTCCAGCTGCACCTCTACTTCCAGATGTAGTGACCACCCTCAAAGCCTTgtagaagaggaagaggaggaggaaaacgACGAAGCTGTAGCAGAGGAAACACGTGTGGTCCCACAGGGGAAAGCTGAGGTCTTCCATGCTCTGCACCCGATacaagaggaagaggagccGGCTGAGCTCCCGGAGAaggaagaagcagcagctgcaggagtTCGCTATTTCCTCCATCCGAACAGTGAGCGGGTGTGGCTGGACAAGTGGCGGTATGATGCTGCTGAGAGCCATTTCCATGGTTGCCGTGGGAATAAAGCTGTGAAGAAGGAGCGCAGGCCAGAAGCAGAAGCCTCATCAGTTGCCTCGGCCGCCCCACTGAGGGACAA AAAAATGAGTGCAGTGGACTTTCTGGCCAAGGAAAAGATCTGGTTTGACAAACCACGCTATGACGAAGCAGAGAGGCGCTTCTACGAGCACATGAATGGCTCACCACAACCCACAAAG GATGCTGGCGCCAACACCATTCTTCAGGACATTGCCCGGGCCCGGGAGAACATCCAAAAGTCTCTAGCAGGG AGCACAGGCAGCAGCATCGGCGGCAGCTCGGCTGATCACGGAGAACTCGTTTCCCGCATCAAGAGCCTGGAGCTGGAGAACCAGAGCTTACACAAAG TGGTGGAGAACTTGAGGGCAGCACTTTCCAAACTGGAATGTCGGGTTGCAGTTTTGGAGAAGTCTCCTGCAGCCGTCAGCCCAGCTTCTGCTCCTGCTCCTTCAGTCCCTTACACAAAC gGCACCGCTGTCCAGCAGAAGACCAGCACCCCAGctaaagaggaggaggaggatgacgaTGATATTGATCTGTTTGGtagtgatgaagatgaagaggcAGACAAACTCAAAGAACAGAGattgaaagagtatgcagagaaAAAGGCCAAGAAGCCTGCCATCATCGCCAAGTCCTCCATCTTATTGGATGTCAAACCT TGGGATGACGAAACAGACATGGCAAAACTTGAGGAGTGTGTGCGCTCGGTACAGGCCGACGGTCTGTTATGGGGGACGTCCAAACTGGTGCCTGTTGGATACGGCATCAAAAAGCTCCAGATTGCGTGTGTGGTGGAGGACGACAAAGTGGGAACAGACATGTTAGAGGAGGAAATCACCAAGTTTGAAGATTAT GTCCAGAGTGTCGATGTAGCAGCATTCAACAAGATCTGA
- the eef1db gene encoding eukaryotic translation elongation factor 1 delta b (guanine nucleotide exchange protein) isoform X2 has translation MSAVDFLAKEKIWFDKPRYDEAERRFYEHMNGSPQPTKDAGANTILQDIARARENIQKSLAGSTGSSIGGSSADHGELVSRIKSLELENQSLHKVVENLRAALSKLECRVAVLEKSPAAVSPASAPAPSVPYTNGTAVQQKTSTPAKEEEEDDDDIDLFGSDEDEEADKLKEQRLKEYAEKKAKKPAIIAKSSILLDVKPWDDETDMAKLEECVRSVQADGLLWGTSKLVPVGYGIKKLQIACVVEDDKVGTDMLEEEITKFEDYVQSVDVAAFNKI, from the exons ATGAGTGCAGTGGACTTTCTGGCCAAGGAAAAGATCTGGTTTGACAAACCACGCTATGACGAAGCAGAGAGGCGCTTCTACGAGCACATGAATGGCTCACCACAACCCACAAAG GATGCTGGCGCCAACACCATTCTTCAGGACATTGCCCGGGCCCGGGAGAACATCCAAAAGTCTCTAGCAGGG AGCACAGGCAGCAGCATCGGCGGCAGCTCGGCTGATCACGGAGAACTCGTTTCCCGCATCAAGAGCCTGGAGCTGGAGAACCAGAGCTTACACAAAG TGGTGGAGAACTTGAGGGCAGCACTTTCCAAACTGGAATGTCGGGTTGCAGTTTTGGAGAAGTCTCCTGCAGCCGTCAGCCCAGCTTCTGCTCCTGCTCCTTCAGTCCCTTACACAAAC gGCACCGCTGTCCAGCAGAAGACCAGCACCCCAGctaaagaggaggaggaggatgacgaTGATATTGATCTGTTTGGtagtgatgaagatgaagaggcAGACAAACTCAAAGAACAGAGattgaaagagtatgcagagaaAAAGGCCAAGAAGCCTGCCATCATCGCCAAGTCCTCCATCTTATTGGATGTCAAACCT TGGGATGACGAAACAGACATGGCAAAACTTGAGGAGTGTGTGCGCTCGGTACAGGCCGACGGTCTGTTATGGGGGACGTCCAAACTGGTGCCTGTTGGATACGGCATCAAAAAGCTCCAGATTGCGTGTGTGGTGGAGGACGACAAAGTGGGAACAGACATGTTAGAGGAGGAAATCACCAAGTTTGAAGATTAT GTCCAGAGTGTCGATGTAGCAGCATTCAACAAGATCTGA